The window GAGGTTCGACCTTGAGATGATGAAAGAGGTTGGATACTGCAACGGCATCGAGAATTACTCCCGTCACATCACGGGCCGCGAACCGGGCCAGAAACCTTACTGCCTTCTCGACTATTTTCCCGAGGACTTCATTATGTTCATCGACGAATCGCACCAAACTCTGCCTCAGGTCCGCGCGATGTACCAAGGCGACAGGTCGAGGAAAATGACGCTCGTCGAATACGGATTCCGGCTTCCCTCGGCACTTGACAACAGGCCCCTCAAGTTTGAAGAGTTCGAATCGATGATCAAGCAGGTCGTGTTCGTTAGCGCCACACCGAGCGAATATGAGCTGTCCAAGAGCAGCGGCGTTATCGTGGAACAGGTAATCCGGCCGACGGGAATCATTGATCCTGAAGTCGAGGTCAGGCCAGTCAAGAACCAGATGGACGATCTCATCCATGAAATAAGAAACCGGGTTGCAGTTAAGGAACGAACGCTCGTCACTACGCTGACGAAACGAATGGCCGAGGATCTCACCGAATACCTGAGAAACCTGAACGTTCGGGTGAAATATATTCACTCCGACATCGACTCGCTTGAGAGAGTGTCGATACTGAGGGATCTCCGACTCGGCGAGTTCGACGTGCTCGTCGGGGTGAATCTCCTTCGGGAAGGTCTCGACCTTCCGGAAGTGTCACTTGTCGCGATACTTGACGCCGACAAGGAGGGATTCCTCAGGTCCGAAAAGAGTCTCATTCAAACTGCCGGCCGCGCCGCCCGTAACATAGGAAGTAAGGTGATTCTTTATGCCGACAATATCACAAATAGCATGAAGAAGATGATGGATGAGACAGAACGCCGGAGGAAGATTCAAACCGATTTCAATGTTAAGCATAATATCAAACCGAAGTCGATCGTGAAATCGACCGAGGAAATAATCGCATCTACGGCTATTGCGGACGTGCGGACCGAGTCCGAGGAGAAAGCGAGGACCGGACAGCGATCGGTCGTCGCTGAATCTCAGCAGCGATACCTCAGCCAACAGCAAAGGGCCGAATTGATAGAACGCCTTACTAAAGAAATGTACCAGGCCGCGAAGGAGCTCGATTTCGAAAAAGCCGCTGAGCTGCGCGACGAAATTCATCGATTGTCGAAGAAGAATTGAAACCCACTGACGGACTCTCAAGGATTGCCGAATCATTCGTAAACTTCGTTTATCCTCCGTCATGCACAACCTGCTCCAGAGATCTGAAAAGGGGAGAATTCTATATTTGCAGCCGATGTTGGGACAGCTTCGAGCGTGTCGCGCGCACAGAAACCATCATCCAGGGCATCGAAGAAAAATTTCTGAGGGACGAATCCATCGACGCGATGGATGCAGTGTTCCTGTTCGGAGACGACAGTCGCGTCAGGACTGCCGTCCATCTTCTAAAATATAACGGTGCTGAAGCGATAGCGAAAAGATTCGGAGTCCTCATAGCCGCAAAGATCGCAGCCGATGTGAAGATGTCTTCTTGCGAAGTGATTGCTCCCGTTCCTCTTCATTCTGCGCGCGAGCGCGAACGAGGCTATAACCAGAGTGAATTGATAACGAGAAGCGTGGCGTGTGAGCTCCGGGTTTTGCATCTGCCTCGTCTTCTGAAGCGAACGAGACAGACTCAGACCCAAACACTGTTCGATGCCGAAGGGCGAAGGCGAAATATTGCCGGAGCATTTACGGTCGATGACCGGCTGGCAAATCGAGTCGCGGGTCGAAAGATACTCCTGGTGGACGATGTAATTACCACCGGGTCCACAATCAGGGAATGTGCCGGAGAACTAAAGAAGGGGGGAGCCTCGGAGATTTATGCCGCATCCGCCGCTATTACAGTCTGATATCAGAAAATTCATAACGGGGGTCGAAAACGTCCATTGCACCTTTCCGGACCCCGATCGAGCAAAAGATTTCCTCACGTCACTGTTCGGGCCTGCAGAACATGTCGATGGCTCGTGGACGGAATTCAAAGTCGCCGGACTCGATGTTGCCGTGACTTCAGCATCAGAGACAAAATTCGTGATCACGTTTACGGTCGAACGTCTCGAAGAGCTGCGAGATGTCCTCATTGAAAGAAAACTGGCTGAACCCCAATTGCAGACAGGAGATTACGGAAACTTCATAGAGATTTCGCCCGAGAAGGGCTTTTTCATCCATTTCTTTGAACCCAAGAAGAAATGTGATTCTATTGAAAGATCATAATTTTTGGATTTTCCTGCCCGAGCATTTAAACTCTCTTATGAAGAAAATTACTTTTGTCTTCTTAATTTCAATCACAATGCTTTCGTGCTCGGGTCGAAATAAGCAACAGGAATCAGACACGACTCAACATGTTGCTCAAATCCCCACAGTCCCCGTCCCGGTATTCGACGGTAAATCAGCATTCAATTATCTGGTAAAACAGACCGACTTCGGTCCGAGGAATCCGAACAGCAGCGGCCACGAACAGTGTCTGTATTATTTACAGAACGTCTTGTCGCAATATGCCGATTCTGTCGAGCTGCAGAAGTTCGATATCCCCGGCTATGACGGTATGATGCTCCATCTTACGAACATCATTGCTCACTTCAACATGAAGTCGAATAAGCGCGTCCTCCTCACTGCGCACTGGGACACAAGGCCGCGTGCCGATCAGGAGAAAGGCGGCGGTTCTGATAAACCTATCCTTGGAGCGAACGACGGCGCCAGCGGAGTTGCAGTCCTTCTTGAAATGGCTCGCGACTTCAAGCAGGACCCGCCACCGGTCGGAGTGGACATAATTTTCTGGGATGGCGAGGACTATGGCAAAGAAGGGAGCCTCGACTACTATTTCCTCGGATCGAAATACTGGGCCCAAACACGACAGCTTGCATACTACCCGATATTCTCTGTTAACCTTGACATGGTGGGAGACAAGGAACTCTCTTTGCCGAAAGAAGCCGGCTCGTACCAGTATGCTCCCGATATTGTCGATCTTATTTGGAACACGGCTGAAGAAATGGGCGTAAGTCAATTTGTCGATTCGGTCGGCGGAGCGATTTCCGACGATCATCTTTCTCTCCAATACATTGGGATGAAAGCGATCGACATTATCGACTTTGCGTACCCGGATGCGACGAACAAATACTGGCACACGCTCGAAGATACACCGGACAAATGCAGCAGTGAAAGTCTTACCGCAGTCGGAAAGGTACTTATGCAGGTATTGTATAGGAAAATTCCCATTTGAAAACAACGGCAGAGAAGTATTTTCAACTCAAGGTAACTTCGGATAGTTCAATCAACGATCTCATAGTCGGATTCCTAAGTGACGTGGGAGCAGAAGGTTTTATCGAGGAAGGGAACGAACTCATTTGCTATTTAGCGGAAGACAAGTGGAAGCCCGGTTACAAGGACGATTTAGTCGAGTTTCTCTCGAGACTAAAAGCGGAGAGGAAAATTGAAACTTTCACCGTGGATCTGTCCGAGGTGATGAACCGCGATTGGAACAGTCTCTGGGAAGAATCCATCGTGCCGGTCGAGGTAACCGAAAATATTGTCATCAAGCCGAGCTGGAAGACTTATTACGGCGCCGCAAAAATCGTAATTGAGATCGACCCGAAGATGTCGTTCGGGACCGGACACCACGAGACAACCAGAATGATGATCAAGCTCCTTGAGAAGTATGTGCATAATGGAAACACGGTCCTGGACATTGGAACCGGGACAGGTGTACTCGCGATCGCGGCTGTAAAGGTCGGCGCGAAAACATGTGTGGCGGTTGACAATGATGAGTGGTCGATAGTCAACGCCCGCGAGAATATCTCCAGGAACGGAGTCGAATCTGCGGTGGATCTAATGTTCGGAGAAGTGGGTAAAGTACCGGACAGACAATTCGATATCGTCATGAGCAATCTGAACAGGAATACTCTCATCTATATAAAATCGGAAATTGCACGGCGCTGCTGCGGACTCCTTATGCTTTCAGGAATTCTTACGCTCGATGAGAAATCTATCGTCGACGAGTTCGCGTCTGTC of the Candidatus Kryptoniota bacterium genome contains:
- a CDS encoding ComF family protein; amino-acid sequence: MKPTDGLSRIAESFVNFVYPPSCTTCSRDLKRGEFYICSRCWDSFERVARTETIIQGIEEKFLRDESIDAMDAVFLFGDDSRVRTAVHLLKYNGAEAIAKRFGVLIAAKIAADVKMSSCEVIAPVPLHSARERERGYNQSELITRSVACELRVLHLPRLLKRTRQTQTQTLFDAEGRRRNIAGAFTVDDRLANRVAGRKILLVDDVITTGSTIRECAGELKKGGASEIYAASAAITV
- the prmA gene encoding 50S ribosomal protein L11 methyltransferase, which gives rise to MKTTAEKYFQLKVTSDSSINDLIVGFLSDVGAEGFIEEGNELICYLAEDKWKPGYKDDLVEFLSRLKAERKIETFTVDLSEVMNRDWNSLWEESIVPVEVTENIVIKPSWKTYYGAAKIVIEIDPKMSFGTGHHETTRMMIKLLEKYVHNGNTVLDIGTGTGVLAIAAVKVGAKTCVAVDNDEWSIVNARENISRNGVESAVDLMFGEVGKVPDRQFDIVMSNLNRNTLIYIKSEIARRCCGLLMLSGILTLDEKSIVDEFASVGFKLIESLKNAEWSALVLKR
- a CDS encoding M28 family peptidase; the encoded protein is MKKITFVFLISITMLSCSGRNKQQESDTTQHVAQIPTVPVPVFDGKSAFNYLVKQTDFGPRNPNSSGHEQCLYYLQNVLSQYADSVELQKFDIPGYDGMMLHLTNIIAHFNMKSNKRVLLTAHWDTRPRADQEKGGGSDKPILGANDGASGVAVLLEMARDFKQDPPPVGVDIIFWDGEDYGKEGSLDYYFLGSKYWAQTRQLAYYPIFSVNLDMVGDKELSLPKEAGSYQYAPDIVDLIWNTAEEMGVSQFVDSVGGAISDDHLSLQYIGMKAIDIIDFAYPDATNKYWHTLEDTPDKCSSESLTAVGKVLMQVLYRKIPI
- the uvrB gene encoding excinuclease ABC subunit UvrB; amino-acid sequence: MGKFKLVSDYKPSGDQPEAIRELTDGIVSGRQFQTLLGVTGSGKTYTMAQIMQNINRPALVISHNKTLAAQLYGEFKQLFPENVVEFFISYYDYYQPEAYIPQTDTYIEKDSSINDEIDRLRLRATSSLLSGRSDVIVVASVSCIYGIGSPSDYRDEVVILNKGEKMGRRHLQELLIDSLYSRNDVEFQRGKFRVRGDVVEVFPAYEVDEAIRIEFFGDEIESMKTFDPITGVPVLEMEDVYIYPARHFVTSEENLSRAVKSIENELVERLTDLRAMGKYLEAQRLEQRTRFDLEMMKEVGYCNGIENYSRHITGREPGQKPYCLLDYFPEDFIMFIDESHQTLPQVRAMYQGDRSRKMTLVEYGFRLPSALDNRPLKFEEFESMIKQVVFVSATPSEYELSKSSGVIVEQVIRPTGIIDPEVEVRPVKNQMDDLIHEIRNRVAVKERTLVTTLTKRMAEDLTEYLRNLNVRVKYIHSDIDSLERVSILRDLRLGEFDVLVGVNLLREGLDLPEVSLVAILDADKEGFLRSEKSLIQTAGRAARNIGSKVILYADNITNSMKKMMDETERRRKIQTDFNVKHNIKPKSIVKSTEEIIASTAIADVRTESEEKARTGQRSVVAESQQRYLSQQQRAELIERLTKEMYQAAKELDFEKAAELRDEIHRLSKKN